The Drosophila sulfurigaster albostrigata strain 15112-1811.04 chromosome 3, ASM2355843v2, whole genome shotgun sequence genomic sequence CTATGATCGTTATCCCGATGAATATGGTAAGTGGCGTATGGCAATGGGTACTGCTCAATTTAACCCTTTAATGTCACTCTTTATACTTAATCACTGCTCGATACTGACAactaattaactaattaattaactaaccTGTCGCGCTGCAACGCAACTTATTAGATCGGTATCCCATGGGTGTCAATGGCGACAGGGATCGAGAACGTGATCGTGATCGTTATCCAGAACGCTATCCACCAGATCGTTATGGAGACCGTCGCTATCCGGATAGAGATCAGGATCGAGATAGGGATCGTGATCGTTTGCCTTATCGACCTTTGCCTTATCCAGCCATCAACGACAACTCTTTGCCCAGTGATCTGCCCCACACGCGACCTTTTCccattgatgatgatgcaccTTATAGACCTTATGGCTATGGAGGTGGTGGTGGAGGTGGCAGCAGATACGGCGACAATCGATATGACAGTCGCTATCCAGCAAGATATCCACCTAGTCGAGATCCTGTTGGTGGCTACACTGGTCGCGATGCTCCTGACAGCATATTCCCCGATAGACGTTATCGTCCCTCTTCTATGGATCCCTCTCGATATCCCTATGCGCCAGATTCCCGTGCCCCACCTGGACGTTATGATGATATCGTGCACAATGCCCGACGTCCAGAACCCGAGTCAGCCAAACGTTATCCACCCGCTCCCTTGGCACCCACTGGCAGCGCCAGCAAGTACGCCTCCACTCCGAACCGCTTCCCTGTAGGTAACGAGCGGTATCCGATCGACATCTTCAAGTATGGTAATCGTCTAGGTGGCAGCGATCTTGGCAGACGCCCCGGTAAGTAGCTCACACTAATACAACTACCAGTCTAATCCGACTAGCCACAATTCTGATCACCGCTAACAGTAAACAATGCGCAACCAATAGTACCTTGTTACCATGAAGATCAATGGTATTACCTCGCGACTGATCGCATGGGCGTTTGGACTTGAACATTTCTTTTGCATATCATAGTAATTCTACagatttttttataaatattaaattttttttgtcataaaGTCAACCTTTTGATTGCCCAGTGGATGTGGCATCCATCGTTGTCTTTTAATATCACAGGtcaataataaagaaaagcgTTTTCAGCTTCGTTTACACTTGCCTTAATCCACTAAATTGTATAGCAATGTTATTACAATACATTTAGGTAGACTCAGTTTTATCTGCCTATTGAAAACAGCACCCATTGAGTATTTGTATAAAGAGGAAGTTCGTCTTACATAGAAAAACTCTTTCACATAGAAAACTTATCTACCAAAGTAAAGCTCTTGTTTGCATGACTAACAAGCGCAAAGCTTGGAAATTGAATAGCTTTGACAGCTATAACTGTTCTAATCCATATATTATACATTCTAAAAATGTCATTCACTGCAGCTGGAGCTTTCATTGCAAAGCGTACCAGTGTAACCACATCGATTTAAAAATGAGCTTAAATTTGTTCTCCTATTGCAGAACACAGCTGCATACTTTTAGTGCCCACTTCGCGATCAATGCGATTActccataaatatttgatttacatattttaatctTAATAAATTTGTCTTAGGTTTAGATCGCCCACCGCCATACTATGACTACGACTACGAGGAACGCTATGGCGATAGATTTGCGCCTGGCCCCTACGATAGGGAGTACGATGGACCGCCTGGACGACGACCCCTGCCAGGTGGCCCCTATGGGCGTTACGACACGCCTTTCAATCGCCCCTACGGTGGCGTTGGAGGCGGCGGCAGTCTCGATGATCGTCCCCTGCCGCTACCTGGCCTCGGACTGGGTCTATCGCATCCGCCCACACCGTATGGTGGCGGCTCCCATGTGGGAATTGGTGGAGGTGCTGGTCCACCGCGACCGCCCATCACCCGATGCGAGGAGAGTGACAACTTCAAGCAGATTGCGGCCAGGCACAAAATGCGACGTCACTTTGTAAGACGGGCACTGATCGTGCCAAGCCTGATACAATGCGAACGAGAGTGCATCGAGACCAGGGACTTTGTGTGCCGCAGCTTTAACTACAGGTTCGAGACAGAGATGCGCGATAAATACTAGCTACAAGTGCAAGCTAAGAATGCAATTGTGTATTCAATTTACAGAGACACTGCCTCCAGCTACGATGATCGCGACCGAGACCGCGATCGAGATCGTGAACGGGAACGCGAACGGGATCGAGAGTCGCCCAACTGTGAGCTGAGCGACAGAGACTCGCGGGAATTGGATATACACGATCCAGGCTCTTTCGACGCCTCCAACTATGATTTCTACGAGCGCAGCATTGGACGCAGCGATGGCGAATGCATGGATGGTAACTAATCTTTTGGCTAATAGCCCATGGCTCGCATGCCAATTGACAATTGACTAATTGCTCTGctatttgttatattgttatttgtgCTATTTGTGTACAGTTACCCAGACATGCAATGAGGAAGGCATGGAGTTTACTATACGAACACCTGAGGGTTTTCTGGGACGGATCTACACGTATGGCTTCTACGATCGCTGTTTCTTCCGCGGCAATGGCGGCACAGTGAATGTGCTGCGCATCAGCGGACCCCAGGGCTACCCCGACTGTGGCACACAACGCGTAAGTGATGACGCTATGACTACATTAATCATCGATCGTTATCTCGTATCTCTTatcgctctttctctttgaCAGTACGGCGATACGCTGACTAATATTGTGGTCGTGCAATTTTCGGACAATGTACAAACAAGTCGCGATAAGCGATACAATCTCACATGCATCTTTCGTGGACCCGGCGAGGCAGTTGTCAGCTCTGGCTACATCGGCGCGGGGTTGGTTTCAAATGACACATGAGACTGATGACACGTAGATCTTAATACAAAACATGTTTGTTTCGCTTATCAAATTTCAGCTCAGGCAGTCCCATTCCCATTGAGTATTTGCCGGCGGAGAATACGCTCAGCTCTAAGGTGCGACTGAGTATTCTCTACCAGGGCAGGCCCACCACAACCATTGCTGTGGGTGATCCGTTGACCTTCCGACTTGAGGCGCAGGATGGTTATAATCATGTCACAGATATATTCGCCACCAATGTGGTGGCTAGGGATCCCTACTCTGGTCGCAGCATACAGCTAATAGATCGTTTCGGTTGCCCTGTCGATCCTTATGTCTTCCCGGAGCTGGACAAACTACGCGATGGCGACACACTCGAGGCACGCTTTAATGCCTTCAAGATACCCGAATCCAATTTCTTAGTTTTTGAGGCTACTGTACGCTCTTGCAGAGAAGGCTGCCAGCCAGCGTATTGTCCTGGTCCCGCTGGACGCCAAGAACCCTCGTTTGGACGCAAACGTCGATCTTTGAATATAACAGAGTTACCAGAACCGCAAGCACTTGAGGGCGTGAATCAACTGGACACCAACCAACcggtggaggaggaggtgaTTGTGGTCAATAGTACCACAGTGAGCGCAACACCAGGAGCAGGTCAATTCAATGCCACACAGGATGCCGAGAAATCTAAGGAGACCGAAGAACCGGAGCAAGTACGCGAAATGATTGAGGTGCGTGAGAATCGACTAAACAATGTTAAGCACTATAATATACAACTTAACGATTCCCGCAGGTCTTTGAGACGCGCGAGGAAATTGAAAAGGAATCGTATCCACGCAAACTAGTAGCTCCAGTAGAAACAGTCTGCATGACGCCCGCGGAGTATCATGGCTTGATTACAGCCATTATACTGCTGATGATATTGTTGTTTAGCATAACGCTGGTGGCCGGTCTGGGCTACAGGTGAGTGGGCGGAGTCGACAGTTGGCTAGGAGTGGCATGATTCATCAGTAAATTCTTTTTTCGGTAGACGCTACTGGAAATCTATGTCGAAGAACCGCTTGGTGGACCGCAATTCGCCCATTCATTCGCTGGGACACTCGCACTCCTCGATACGCACTCATGAGCGTTTCACCGAAATTGGACATATGCCGAATACAACAGGTGGAGCAGGTGGAGGCAGTGGACATAATCAAAGCACATCTAATCGCGGCTCGAACGCATTTCGCACTAACATGTCCATGTTTGGTGGCTCATTACATAAGACTTTTGCCACGGGGTAAGCTTAACTACTAGTAGTCCACTCGAACTGGTTTACTaatcttcttctctctctttccccaCTTGCAGCAACCTGGCGCGCATGTGTCAGCTGCCGGTTATAAATCCCATTCGCTCTGGCGGTAATACTAATCATCAGTTCGAGGATCCCAGTGAGCCTATCTACACCGATCCATCGCTGTTTGAGCGCTCCAGGTAAAGTAATCTCCTCCCATGTGTTTAACACTCCATTACACTCACTTTGTACCCCATTTGACTTACTTACTATATATTCATGTTATCTAGGAATCCCCCTGCCATTACCACAGTGCGCaactgtaaatatatatatatttttttcaatattttattgttgtcattttgACATAACATGCTTAGAGTGGACTGCAGACGCAGAGCCTAACCTTGTTGCACCTGCCACCACTTCCGCCTGCTATTTGGCACTGGGTGGTGCACCAATCACCTTGCAGCTCGCAGACACCCGTGAATGTTGGCCACTCATTGCCACCAACTAAATCGAACATAATAGTTAGACAactaattatttgtttattataatttgcaaCTTACATGACTTGACTTGGGCTAACACGATTAACAAGCGCACTACGAAAACAATAAGTAAACTCAAGTATTTCATCTCGACTCTCAAATCACGTCTGACAGCTTCAGGGAATAAAAAAACTCTGATTTCAGCTCAGCTGAGCGGGATTTTTGTGTTGATGATGATAAGCCTTATCAACTAATTGAATAATTCGTTCATTCGTTCGTTCTTCTAACACGAAAACTGCATGTCTATTTCAATGTTTCCACTCATTCTCcgattaaatgaaattgtttcaCATTGCTGATTAACCAAACTCACCTCATTGTTCTTTTTTCTCCACCCACACAGATCGCTGCGAAGTCTGACCATGGTCGCCGAGTCGGAAGATAATCAAGAGGTCTAAAGTATGCACAAGAGAATTTTGCTCGTCTTCTTGTGATTAGTTTGTAAATAATCTACATAAAGCTGTTCCGAAAGCCACCTAACATGCTGCATACACTTTCCCAGATACAAAacttatattgatattgatatactcgtatacatatctgcatttgtatctgtatctctgcGTATCTTTGGCCCCTCTGGATAATTTCGCAATGGGTCTCAACAAATATCTATCGATATCCACCTAGACATAAGCCTTAAAACAGAAGAatctattaatttaaaacaagcaaccaaaaaataacataGCAAAGCATttaaacagaaacaaaaaaacataataaaccCACACACTaaacatatagtatatgcacacaattatttgtatacaACTAAgatataaaatgcaataaagcTTAAACTTATCCATACAGAGCATGAACTTTTTACAATTAACTTAGAATAAATGGCTTTCTTTGCTTCAgaaaaaacttataaaaaagGAAGAAATGATTGAGGTAATATATGGCAATTGAGGTTGTTGAATCCGAAACCTTATTTTAGAAAATCATTCATATTCACCTATTAAAAGACTTCCATAGCAACAGTTCGAAATAGTAAATACGAACATAACTAACTCAATATTACGTTACTTTCATTAAGCGCAGTAGAATACACGTTTCCAATTAATCTATTTCTCGTTTCCGGTCTAAAGTTTTATTAAGAGTTCCATAAATTCTTTAAGCCCGATTCTATATTCCCTGCTCATAAGCCCGATTTAAATTGGGGATATTTGCATAAGTCGGTCACGCTTTAATTGTTGGCCTTGATTTAGGTCTTATGTAAAAACCCTTTGATTACACTTTGTATGATATAATGTAGCTTGTTTATAATTGCATGTAAGTGGCGAATGTAAAAACAGTTTGTCTGGTGTCTGGGCCGAAAGTTCGTGCCGCATCGACCGCCCCAAAAAAGTTGTGAACGTGTTAAAAGACGCACTAGCAATGGGCCCAAAATAAACAGCTCAAAGATATTTCGATGCGTAATTCTCGCCTACGtgtaaataccaaaaaaccaaaagtaaAACTCAAATGAACATCAAAACTGAATGATCACCAATAACGATTTACAGCAGTTTACAGCCATCATAAATGAATTTCTAAATGAAGTTAATACTCCATATTGAGAGCTTTAATACAACTTGGTAGAATGCTGTCCCAGCTTGAACTGCAGATGCCAACGAAGGCATCTAAAGCGAGTGACGATATCGGCCAAGTTTGGTTTTTATCTGGCCGCATGGAAGCATTTGGTTTAATCATTGCGCAATTCTTGTTCCGGCATCGCCATCCACATTGTCATCGATCACGTCCAGAACTGAAAAACAACCATTACTCATGCGATGCTATGCGATGCATCGAAGACAACAAAAAGTGCCGCAACGGAAGCTTGGCTTCGCTTTCTTCTACCTGTCATCTACTGCCGTCTTGCTCTGGACCATCAAATCGCTCGCTTTAGCCATGAATTTTTGGGGCAACTGTTTTAAGCTGGTGCAGCGCTGCTTCTTCCGGTTCGCAGCGCACGTGGAGACCGCTTATGAATTGGCATAGACAAAATTGagacatttttgtttttcggtttatatttttgtttgtattctTTGCACTTACTTATTGTATTGGGCTCTCTGCGGCGTCGACTgagacgtcgactgcgaccgcgacagcgactgcagcTGACAATTGTTTCTTCTACTTAAAGCACGCATCGGTGCAattggcatttaaattatgcaacattCTTGGATGCACCAGAGACAATTTAAACGCGTCGCCATCGCTCCAAATCACACTAACTAGTGAACCGCGTAGCTAAGCGCATCAAAGGACTCGAAGGACACGCGATAAAAAAGAGAAGTGGAAAACGCGCTGCGGGAAAAGTGcaagtgaaaagtgaaaataaagatttatttgtaatatattgaGTGACAAGTGATTACTATGATGCACTGCATCTGGCTACTGGCcattgttgtggctgtggcctATGGTCGCTCGCTCCACGTGCCGAGCGCATACAACCCTCATCCCCTGCTGCCCAATGCCTACTATCCCCAGCCCTACTCCTATCCAGCTCCCTCTCCTTATGCCTATGGCTACCAGTCGCGTCCACTGATCTACAGTCCACCTGGTAGCTACTTTGACACCGCCTATGGGCTACATAAACCACTGCCTGGAGGTGGCAACCCAGTCGCTGTCGACTACGTAAGTTTATTAACTCAAAATAGATTTGCAGCATTGTTCAAAGTTAGGAATAATTATTGATTTggagaaaatatatataaatatgtgtgaaTATTGTGAATTGAATGAAACTTATAttgatatttcaaatgtaagtAATTCTTTCAAGAATACGAGACACATGTTTATTAGGTTCAGAAACATGTAATGTGTGAAgtttatattaaacaaattaattttgttaactTCTGAGTAGTTTACTAATGAAAGAATTGCTTATTatgtttcaaaatatttctgtatTATTGTGAATTCTTATTAATTCCTGATTCAGAAGAAATTTGAGCAAATTTCTCATATTGATAAtaatctaaaaataacaaacaaaaattaattaataagtattcacttttattattcCCTTTAGAACAATCGCTGCTCTCGTAACTATCTCGGCATCAAACCGCATCCGGATCAGCAGCAATATTATTATGTCTGTCGCCCCAACTGCGTGATCTTCAGCAAATGTCCGAATTTAGAGGTAATTGTCTGTCAGTCTTTAACCAAGTCAATCGTCACTTACCACTTGACTCCCCACAGCGTTTCAACTCGAGTAGCGGCAAGTGCGTGCAGCGTGTACGTCCCGATTATCCTGTTTATTGTGTCAAGGAGGGACGCTTTCCTTACGCCTACGACTGTAAGGTCTACTACAAGTGCGATGCAAATCTGAGACTGGAATGGTACGGTTGCCCATCTGGCACAATTTTCTCGCCCATTAGCAGCAAATGTATTCCTGGTGATGTCTGTCCTTCCACGGAAATCTCCAACAATGGCAGCTACATTCCGGAGAATTGTGAACTCAAGTTCCCCGAGTGCTCAGAGGAAGGCACATTTGTGTCGCCCACCGATAGTTCCTTGTACTACACCTGCAAGCTGCAACCAAGTGGCAACTACTTGCAGACACGCTTCAAGTGAGTTGTAAATCTCCAATCTGCTTATTCCGCATATTAATCTTTTTGTTATCGTTTCTCAGGTGTCCTGGCAACAACTGCTTCGATCCGGAACGCAAGATTTGCCAGCCTaggcgcaacaacaacttccAGAGCTACGTGCCCATAGCAGAGCTTGCCTACGCTCCCATGGCACCTTTCTATCCTTATCTGCCACAACATGGCAACCCCGAGCCAACTTTTGAGGAAGAATACGAACCGGTGCGTGAGGAGAAACTGGAATCAGAGCCAGAAGCTAAAGAGAGTCCAACTTCTGAAGTGGAGAATGCACAAGTCAAGATTGTGATACTGCCACCGAAGACAACAGAaaccacgacaacaaccactacaGCAGCTCCCACCAAGAAGTATCCTTCGTATCCCTATGGCTATGGCTATGGCTATGACTACGACAAACCCGAGACCCACAGTCTTGTCAAGGAAAACCCCGAGCAAGAGGCAGTGgttaatattgttattgtacCAACAACAGCCAAGCCACAAGAGGATACTACGAAATACGAGTACAAGAAATACACATACCCCACTCAATCCTCCTCGACACATGCCACTCAACCAACAAAGCCCTCGTCTACCCTTGTTCCGGCACCAAAGCCTGCGCTTATCGAGAAACAAGTTTTGCATAGAAAAATTGTCATCCTTCCTCCCATTACAACATCACAAACTGAGGAGCCCACAAAACCAACCACAACAACTCGCaagccaacgacaacaaccactaaggcaacgacaacgagcaCCACTAAGAAACCCACCACCCCTAAGCCAACGACAACATCAACtacaaaaactacaacaacagaaaagacaacaactccgaaaaccacaacgacaaccacgACTAAAGCTCCGACTACTACCACAACGACAACTCCGAAAccagcaaccacaaccacaactacaactccAAAACCAATCACATCTACTACGAAAGCTcctacgacaacaacacccAAACCAACCACAACATCCAAgactaccacaacaacaactttaaagCCAACCACCGGAGGAACTTCGCAAACGACATCTGTTGATAGCACAATTCGTACCACAAGACAGCTGACCACGAAACTAACGACCTTGACACCGTCACCTTCAACAGCTAAGACGACGAAGCCACCATGTCCCCCAcccaccacaacaaccacaaccaagcttccagcaacaaccacaacgactaCAACTCCTAaaccaacaacatcaacaacaaaagcaaccaCAACTACTCCtaaaccaaaaacaacttcgacaacaaaaacaaccacTCCAAAGCGAACCACAGCTTCGACCCACAAAACAACTTCGAAACttacaacaacttcaacaacaaaaacaactccgaaaccaacaacaactgcgacaacaaaaaccactcctaaaccaacaacaacttcaacaacaaaagcaaccacaaccactcctaaaccaacaacaacttcgacaacaaaaacaactccgaaaccaaaaacaactacaacaaaaaaagcaaccaCAACCCCTCctaaaccaacaacaacttcgacaacaaaaacaactccaaaaccaaaaacaactttaacaacaaaaacatctccgaaaccaacaacaatttcgaCAACAAAGTCGACTCCAAAACCGACGACAGCctccacaacaaaagcaaccacaaccactcctaaaccaacaacaacttcaacaactcCGAAACCAACAACAGCTTCGACAACAAAAGCCACCACAACTACTCCCAAACCAACAACTccgcaaccaacaacaacttcaacatcAAAAAACAACTCcgaaaccaacaacaacttcaacaacaaaagtaactACAACCACTCctaaaccaacaacaacaacaactcctaaacaaacaacaacaagactgACGACAACctcgacaacaaaaacaaccacaaccacttctaaaccaacaacaactcctaagccaacaacaacttctaaaccaacaacaacttcaacaacaaaatcaactccgaaaccaacaacaacttcgacaacaacagaaaccacaactacaacaactccgaaaccaacaacaacttcgacaacaaaagaaaccacaactacaacaactccgaaaccaacaacaacagctgcaacgaAAGCaccaaccacaacaaccacaaaaatagcaacaacagcatccaCAACAACTGTGAAACCAACAACGACTTCTTCAACGAAAGCAcctacaacaactaccactacgacgacaacaactacaccAAAGCcttccacaacaacaacctctCAAAAAACCCACTACAACATCAATAACTACGACTACTccaaaaacgacaacaactacgacTAAAACTCCAACAACAGAGcccccagcaacaacaaccacaaaagcatctacaacaccaaaaccaacaataacaacgactaAGACTCCAACAACCgaactgacaacaacaacgcctaaaccaacaacatcaactactACCAAAGCTCCTACGACAACAGaaagaacaacgacaacaacaacgccaaaaCCAACAACACTTTCGACTAAagctccaacaacaacaccaacgacTACCACGACAACTCCTAAgcccccaacaacaacagtaacaactcCCAAGCCATCATCAACGACAACAGTAACAACTCCCaagacaacaacgacaagaacAACACCCAGCGCTAGtccaacaactgcagcaacatcaaAGACGACAACCAAGCTGACAACAGCTGAGAGCACAATTCGCACCACGAGACAGTCGACAACTCAATTGGCCACCTCGAAGACAACTCCGTCAGcgataacaacgacaactgcagGCCAAAATACGACGTTGGTAACAACCACAGAGCTGCCACCGTGTCACAACTCAGGTATGTCCCATTAAACCGAATTTGAGCGCACACTTGCAATGGCAATGAACACATGTCAAACTCGATTACACTCAACCACCCAATTTGCAGATACAAAAACACAATTCGCATGcacaccacagcaacaaccacaacaacagccacaacaagcacagttacaacagcaacaacagctcaacagcaacatcagcaacaacaacaacaatcaaaacaCAGAACCAGAAACACAATTTGCCATATCAAAAACGAGTAGAAACCGTTTGCTCAGGGAAAGTGAGGCGCAGTCCCCACTTGTGGCacacaatttaatttccaGCGAGGTCAGTTTAGATTACGTCAATGACGAAGCAGCGCCCGAAGGGGAATCTCTACAAGATATGAAGCTCGAGGAGACCCAAAGCACCACTGTGAAAGCCACAACGCAAAGGCCGCTGAAAAAGCCCTCGACAATGTCTTCACTAGCAGCTGCTCACATCCTAAAGAAACTCTTCAGGGTTATATCGACAACGCCAGCTAGCAGAGTGTCCAGTCCTAGGGTGACCATTGCCCAACTGGCGCGACACAATCTGGCCACCTCTAAGCCCTTTATAGCGCAGTCTTTGCGGATGTCAATCAAGCAGTTGGCGACGAATCCAGTCAAGAAGTTTGAAGATGGTGAACCAACAAAACAGTTAGCAAAGAATCAAGTTAAGGAAGTTAAAGAATCTGAGACAATGAATCAAGTTAAACAAGTTGAGACTTCCGAGACAATAAATAAGTTGCCAATGAATCACACCTTAACTTCGACTGTGCCGCCCATTCTAGTTGCGCAATCCGAAGAATCAGAGTACTATGATAGTAACGAGTATGAACTAGACGAGCAGGACAACATGGTGGCAGGAAATGAGCTAATCAACACCACCATTTCCATGGGAAATTCAACTACAGCTCAGCCAACCAGCTTGCCAGTAACAACCACCACAGCGATGCCGTCGACCATaccaataattgaattaaaagcAGTGGAAACCACCACAGGAACTGCACCCATTGCATCTGATACCACAATTGGTATCAGGGATTTTCTGGAAACAAGTTCTAGTGTTCCAGTTCCAGCTATAGTCAATGCCACAATCTTGTCAGCTGCAGTTGTTAAGGGAAATGTGACTGCTGAAGCTGATAACAGTGACAACTACGTGGATTCCGACTATGCCAACGATGAGCCCGcagaggaggaagaggagccGAATGAAATTCAAGATTTGAGTGCCCAAAAGAGCATGCTTATCAATCTGCTGCGCCAAAAGCTAGCCAGAAGGCACATAGTCAATAAGGTGACGCAGTTAATTGCCTCCACCACTTTGGCACCCATTCGGACCACACCCAAGACCACGATAGGCACAACTACACCCAATTCGAATGCCATCAATAGCCACAATGTGGAATATGACGACGAAGACTACGATTATTCCAGCGAAGTGGAGGCCACAGCAGGTGACACTGCCATTAATCAGGATACTTTTAGGCCAGCAGTCAATGCTGGCAATGGGGCAACAGCCAAGCGACACTCCATACATCCAGCCATGGTCATTAGTCCACAGAAGCCAACGCATAAAGTGACTCGCAACGTAAGCGGCTTTGTGCCCAGTAGCGAAGGGTTAACGAGCGAGGCCATACCATCACCACAAGTAGCTGATAGATTCCCCTTTCAAGCAGTCAATCTTGCAGTGGCTCAGCAGCTGCCCAAAGCAGAATTTCTTAGGCAAAGCTTCAATGAGGTTAGCGAAAGATCAAACAAGCATAAATCAAGCAAATCAGCAAATAGCTtgacaaaacacaacacacacaaaggcaCAATCAATACGAATACActtaaagaaaaattgcaTAAGGTAAAGCCCATTAAGATGGCAACGACTCTTTTGCCGATGGTAAGCCGGCAGAGCATCACCACAACAACTAGCAGACCTCCAACAACCActagagcaacaacaacaacaacaaccacaacaattaTATCagaggcaacaaaaaacactgCTACAACACCGaccacagca encodes the following:
- the LOC133843193 gene encoding uncharacterized protein LOC133843193 isoform X2 is translated as MLAQLGLRVVLLATLASLSFTQSSAQTTCKNGLGRVLYERLPNQQLQGYDDDVVRDTAPPFRVLEKCQDLCLRDRTGTNNLVRTCTSFDFQPGSRITSFGGTSEYEESLCYLTSEQAGPEGIGSLMLVPNSVHFNEICLTSSRPERECPSRRYVFERHPRKKLKLPISDIKEITAANRSDCEDKCLNEFSFVCRSANFDSTMRSCTLSRFTRRTHPELMEDDPNSDYLENTCLNAERRCDGLAVFVKEENKRLGGPFEVDIFNNMTLEECQTMCLRAEKYFCRSVEFDDQSKQCILSEEDSISQKDDISISSSPTHHFYDLVCLDNQRANDYPDNSVTSHLFSSGRRPDTAFQRYRNSRLGGEFHSEITGRSLSECLDECLRQTSFQCRSAVYSDRFRTCRLSRYNQKDGMRIIYDADYDYYENLMLNVVGGGADGDGSHSGSDPKRPGDQSGSNWRQPNKHDDRYGPGSSSSGVGGPGSSLGQHGGPGGVNGGSGSNRLPPGDGIDYGRPYDRYPDVAANEYDRYPYGYGDRDRDRDRDRDRYPPDRYGGPGSRYPGPGGNDYGRPYDRYPDEYDRYPMGVNGDRDRERDRDRYPERYPPDRYGDRRYPDRDQDRDRDRDRLPYRPLPYPAINDNSLPSDLPHTRPFPIDDDAPYRPYGYGGGGGGGSRYGDNRYDSRYPARYPPSRDPVGGYTGRDAPDSIFPDRRYRPSSMDPSRYPYAPDSRAPPGRYDDIVHNARRPEPESAKRYPPAPLAPTGSASKYASTPNRFPVGNERYPIDIFKYGNRLGGSDLGRRPGLDRPPPYYDYDYEERYGDRFAPGPYDREYDGPPGRRPLPGGPYGRYDTPFNRPYGGVGGGGSLDDRPLPLPGLGLGLSHPPTPYGGGSHVGIGGGAGPPRPPITRCEESDNFKQIAARHKMRRHFVRRALIVPSLIQCERECIETRDFVCRSFNYRDTASSYDDRDRDRDRDRERERERDRESPNCELSDRDSRELDIHDPGSFDASNYDFYERSIGRSDGECMDVTQTCNEEGMEFTIRTPEGFLGRIYTYGFYDRCFFRGNGGTVNVLRISGPQGYPDCGTQRYGDTLTNIVVVQFSDNVQTSRDKRYNLTCIFRGPGEAVVSSGYIGAGSGSPIPIEYLPAENTLSSKVRLSILYQGRPTTTIAVGDPLTFRLEAQDGYNHVTDIFATNVVARDPYSGRSIQLIDRFGCPVDPYVFPELDKLRDGDTLEARFNAFKIPESNFLVFEATVRSCREGCQPAYCPGPAGRQEPSFGRKRRSLNITELPEPQALEGVNQLDTNQPVEEEVIVVNSTTVSATPGAGQFNATQDAEKSKETEEPEQVREMIEVFETREEIEKESYPRKLVAPVETVCMTPAEYHGLITAIILLMILLFSITLVAGLGYRRYWKSMSKNRLVDRNSPIHSLGHSHSSIRTHERFTEIGHMPNTTGGAGGGSGHNQSTSNRGSNAFRTNMSMFGGSLHKTFATGNLARMCQLPVINPIRSGGNTNHQFEDPSEPIYTDPSLFERSRNPPAITTVRNYRCEV